TGACCATTGCGACTGGCCGGAACTGCTGGAAACCATCACGGAAATCGGCCCGCAGGCCGTCTGGGTCACCCATGGCCGCGAGGAGGCGCTGGTACGCTGGTGCGAATTGCAGGGCATTGCCGCCAAGCCGCTGCATCTCGTCGGTTACGAGGATGAGGGGGACTGAAATGAAAGCCTTCGCCACCCTTCTCGACCGCCTTGTCCTCACGCCGTCGCGCAACGGCAAGCTGAAGCTGCTCACCGATTATTTCCGCGATACGCCCGATCCCGACCGGGGCTACGGGTTGGCGGCCATTGCCGGCACGCTGGACCTCAAAAGCGTTAAACCGGCCATGCTGCGCGAGCTGGTTATGGAGCGCATGGACGAGGTGCTGTTCCGTTATTCCTACGATTATGTCGGCGATCTGGCCGAGACCATTTCGCTGGTCTGGGGCAATATCGGCGGCGTGGATGATGCGGAGGCGCAGGATCCGCGCCTCGGCGAAGTCGTGACGCTGATGAACTCGCTGGGGCGTACCGAGGTGCGCGGCGCGGTGCGCGATCTGCTTGACCGGCTCGATACCTCCTCCCGTTTCGCTTTCCTCAAACTCGCCACCGGCAGCCTGCGTATCGGCGTTTCGGCGCGGCTGGCGCGGCAGGCGCTGGCGGATTTCGCGGATAAGGACATCACTGAAATCGAGACCCTTTGGCATGGTCTGACGCCCCCCTACACCACGCTATTCTCCTGGCTGGAGGGCAACTCCGACCGCCCGCTGCTGGCAACGCCCGCCATCTTCCATTCGGTGATGCTGGCGACACCGGTCGCCGATGGCGATCTCGATGCGCTGGATCCCGCCGACTATGCAGCAGAGTGGAAATGGGACGGTATCCGTGTGCAATTGTCCCGGGCCGGCGAAACGCGAAAGCTCTATTCCCGCTCCGGCGACGATATTTCCGGTGCTTTCCCGGATGTGCTTGACGCCATCGAATTCGAAGGCGTGATGGATGGCGAATTGCTGGTCGGTGGCACCGCGCGATCCAACAATCTCACCCGCACCTTCTCGGATTTGCAGCAGCGGCTGAACCGCAAGACGGTAACGGCGAAGATGCGGGATGACTATCCCGCTTTCATCCGCGCTTATGACCTGCTGTTCGAGGGCGAGAGCGACATTCGCGCGCAAACCTACCTGGAGCGCCGCAACCGGCTGTCTGACATCATCGAGCGCGCGCCGCATGATCGCTTCGACCTCTCGCCGTTGATCGGCTTCTCCAGCTGGTCGGAACTCGACACTTTGCGCGCCGCACCGCCCGATCCTGTCATCGAAGGGGTGATGATCAAGCGCCGCGACAGCACCTATCAGGCCGGGCGCGCCAAGGGGCCCTGGTTCAAGTGGAAACGCGATCCCTACAATATCGACGCCGTTATGATGTATGCCCAGCGTGGCCACGGCAAAAGATCGAGCTATTATTCCGATTTCACCTTCGGTGTCTGGGCGGAAGGCGAGGATGGTGAACAGCTCGTGCCTGTCGGAAAGGCCTATTTCGGTTTCACCGATGCCGAACTGGAAGTGCTGGACAAGTTCGTGCGCGACAATACGGTCGAGCGTTTCGGCCCGGTGCGGGCGGTGCGCGCCACACCGGATTTCGGTTTCGTGCTGGAGGTGGCCTTCGAAGGCATCAACCGCTCCACCCGCCACAAGTCAGGCGTTGCCATGCGGTTTCCGCGTATTGCAAGGTTGCGCGCCGACAAGCTGCCAGCCGAGGCCGACAGGCTCTCGACGCTGGTGGCGATGATCGATGGTGTGGAAGGTTAGGGAAATGAGGCAGCTTCGCGATCGTAAACCTTACCCGGTCCAGAAATTGCCATGATGGCTGCGAATACATTGTTGTCATTCGCGAATCCGTGATTGGACAGCTCCCCGCCGCAGTGCTGAACTGCTGTTACAACTATCCTCCTCAGGTGACCATATGCCAGACAAACGCTTTCTTTCCTCAGCCTTCGGACAGGAAGAGAGCGGCACGAGCATCCCGAGCCTGACCCGGCGAAGCCTGCTGGCCGGTGCCATGGGTCTGTCGGCGGCCGCATTTTTACCACCCCGCGCGAAAGCGGGCATTGTCGCCCCCGAGGTGCTGCCACTGGAACGGCAGGATTATGCGGAGGCGCGCAAACGGTTCCACACCCATCTCCTGCGAAAGATGGCCGCGCCGGAAAAATCATCGGTTCTCGGCACGCCACCGGGCGCGGAACGCGTCACCTATCCCGGCGGGCCGGATGGTTCGATCGAACTTGTCGCCTGGCTCTCCCATTACCAGCCCTCAAAAACGTTGAAACCCGCGGTCCTGTTTCTCCACGGCGGCAATGCCACCGGTGATGGCCATTGGGCGCTGATGAAGCCCTATTGGGAAGCGGGCTATGTCGTGCTTTTACCGTCTTTCCGCGGGGAGAACGGCCAGAGCGGCCATTATTCCGGTTTTTACAACGAAACGGCGGATGCGCTGGCGGCGGCGACCTATCTGGAAAATCTGCCCGGCATCGATAGAAACCGCTTCTTCATCGCCGGCCATTCCAATGGCGGCACGCTGACGCTTCTGGCCGCCATGAGCCGCAAGTTCCGCGCCGCAGCCCCCATCTCCGCCGGTGTCAATTCCTGGCGTTATTTCAACCGCTATAGCGACGAGATCTGTTTCGACGAGACCGACGAGCGCGAATTCATCATGCGCTCCTCCGTCTGCTTCGGCCCCAGCCTCAAATGTCCGGCGCTGCTTCTGCGCGGCACGGAGGAGCGGCCGTTTGATGCCGATCACCAGCTTTTCGTGGATCGCGCCCTGACATCCGGATTCAAGATCGACAAAAAACTGCTGCCCGGCACCCACAATGGCGTGGTGCCGCATGCGGTGGAGGAGAGCATCCGCCTTTTCAACGCATTTGTTTGAAACGCGATATGACGCCGCTGGTTAGGACGTGTGAGGTTTAGCTCTTGAGGATGGACGTCTTCGCCTGCTCCGCCCACCAGGCACCATCTTTCTTGTCGGCATATTGGGCGCGTTTGTTGGTGAATTGCCCCTGGGTGCACATCTCACGGTAATTGCGCTCCGGCAGACCAAGCTCCTTGACGACGGCATGCACTACCGTCGGGCCGGTCATGTCATAAACGCTGACGAGCGTTCCCTCTTCGATATTCTGGGCAATACGGTCGGCGATCAGCTTCAGCGCCGGGTGACCGGGTCTGGAGGCCATGAAATAATTCGTCACTTCGCCATCTTTCATGGCGATGAAGACGGCTTCTTCATCCGGGCCGATCGCATCTTCCGGGCGGGCCGCGAAATTGGAATCGATGTCGAGATAGATACCGCCATCCTGCAAAAGGACCAGAATGCGCCAGAAATCCGCCTTGGCGGCACCCACCTGCAGCCGGCGGAAGGCATCGGCGTAACGCCCGGGAAAATGCCGGTCGATATAGGCCTGGCACGCCTCGTCATCATGATAACGATATTCGAATTCCGGGGTCAGCCAACGGTTGAACAGGAAATTCGCATAGATCGGCGTCGTTACCCGGTTGGAGTAATTCGTCTGCCAGATGATGCGTGGAATGGCTTTTTCCGATTTCGGGCGGCGGCGGGCCGGCTGGTGCGCTGGAAGCGTCTTTCTTGTGCCGGGCCGCAGGAACAGATCGATGGAGAAGATGACCTTGACGATGTTGCCGCCGATCTTGATCGCGCGGTACGCAATGGGGTTGTAGCCATGCTTAGTCAAGTTCAATGCTCCCGCGTGTGGAATCGCCAGCACTTCCTGTCGCTATTGTCACGCGCGTGGAAACGGCGGTACGCGGTATTTATTGTAGGCAATTAATTTGTCAATACGCTGAAAACAAGCCGGCCGAGCCCGGATAAACGGGGCTCGGCCGTTTTCGGAAAAGCTGGGGTCAGGTTTTGCGGCCGTTGAAGTAACCGAGCAGCCGCATGGCGTTGGCGGTCACCAGAACCGTGGCACCCGTATCGGCGAAGACGGCGAGCCACAGGCCAGAAACGCCGGTGACGGTCGTGACCAGGAACACAGCCTTCAGGCCGAGTGCGATCGTCACGTTCTGACGGATGTTGCTCATGGTGGCGCGCGACAGGCCGATAAGGCGGGCGGCATCGCCGACATTGTTGCGCATCAGCGCCGCATCCGCGGCTTCCATCGCCACGTCGGTGCCGGAGCCGATGGCGACGCCGACGCTGGCCGCCGCAAGGGCCGGCGCGTCGTTGATGCCGTCGCCCACCATTACCACGGTCTTCTTTTCGGCGAGCTTGCGGATT
This window of the Agrobacterium fabrum str. C58 genome carries:
- a CDS encoding alpha/beta hydrolase family protein, with translation MPDKRFLSSAFGQEESGTSIPSLTRRSLLAGAMGLSAAAFLPPRAKAGIVAPEVLPLERQDYAEARKRFHTHLLRKMAAPEKSSVLGTPPGAERVTYPGGPDGSIELVAWLSHYQPSKTLKPAVLFLHGGNATGDGHWALMKPYWEAGYVVLLPSFRGENGQSGHYSGFYNETADALAAATYLENLPGIDRNRFFIAGHSNGGTLTLLAAMSRKFRAAAPISAGVNSWRYFNRYSDEICFDETDEREFIMRSSVCFGPSLKCPALLLRGTEERPFDADHQLFVDRALTSGFKIDKKLLPGTHNGVVPHAVEESIRLFNAFV
- a CDS encoding cisplatin damage response ATP-dependent DNA ligase, with the translated sequence MKAFATLLDRLVLTPSRNGKLKLLTDYFRDTPDPDRGYGLAAIAGTLDLKSVKPAMLRELVMERMDEVLFRYSYDYVGDLAETISLVWGNIGGVDDAEAQDPRLGEVVTLMNSLGRTEVRGAVRDLLDRLDTSSRFAFLKLATGSLRIGVSARLARQALADFADKDITEIETLWHGLTPPYTTLFSWLEGNSDRPLLATPAIFHSVMLATPVADGDLDALDPADYAAEWKWDGIRVQLSRAGETRKLYSRSGDDISGAFPDVLDAIEFEGVMDGELLVGGTARSNNLTRTFSDLQQRLNRKTVTAKMRDDYPAFIRAYDLLFEGESDIRAQTYLERRNRLSDIIERAPHDRFDLSPLIGFSSWSELDTLRAAPPDPVIEGVMIKRRDSTYQAGRAKGPWFKWKRDPYNIDAVMMYAQRGHGKRSSYYSDFTFGVWAEGEDGEQLVPVGKAYFGFTDAELEVLDKFVRDNTVERFGPVRAVRATPDFGFVLEVAFEGINRSTRHKSGVAMRFPRIARLRADKLPAEADRLSTLVAMIDGVEG
- a CDS encoding glycosyltransferase family 32 protein, which encodes MTKHGYNPIAYRAIKIGGNIVKVIFSIDLFLRPGTRKTLPAHQPARRRPKSEKAIPRIIWQTNYSNRVTTPIYANFLFNRWLTPEFEYRYHDDEACQAYIDRHFPGRYADAFRRLQVGAAKADFWRILVLLQDGGIYLDIDSNFAARPEDAIGPDEEAVFIAMKDGEVTNYFMASRPGHPALKLIADRIAQNIEEGTLVSVYDMTGPTVVHAVVKELGLPERNYREMCTQGQFTNKRAQYADKKDGAWWAEQAKTSILKS